The DNA window TGGCACTCATGCCGCCATACCTGCCCGCCCATCAACTACTGGTCGACCTGAGCGGAGTGGCCGAAGTGGTGCTGGGTTTGGGGCTGCTTATCCCTGCGACGCGGGTCTGGGCAGCGTGGGGCCTTATCCTGCTGTTGATCGCTGTATTTCCCGCCAACGTACACATGGCAATGTCCGACCAGTTTGCCCAAATACCCGACTGGATACGCTGGGGGCGGCTTCCCTTGCAGGGCCTGCTCATCTGGTGGGCTTACCAGTACACGCGTTGAGGCCGGGTGTGGGTCGGGCAAACTATTCGCGGGGCCGATAGTTGAGAGTGTGGGGTATACATCGCCCCCGCAAACGTCCGTTCCGTTTTTCTATACCTATGAACACTCAACACCTCCGTGCCGCTGTACTGTTGTTTTCGCTCGCAATCACGTCGGCCACGCTGACACACGCGCAGTCTACGCTTAAAGCTAGTGGCGTGGCTACCGGAAAAACCATGCTGGCCAGCGCACAGGGACAGGCCGACTACACAACTGTGCTGAAATTGCTAACAGCCTCCGGCCTGGACAAACAGGCCAATGCCGCCGGTCAGTACACCGTTTTCGCGCCCAACAACGGGGCGTTCGATGAACTGGGTGATGCGACGTTGCAGGAACTGCTGCTGCCGTCCAGCAAAAGCCGACTGGCGAAAATGCTGGCTTACCACGTCGTGAAAGGGCGTTACACCTCCGACAAACTGCGCGACGGACAGACGCTGACGAACCTCACCGGTCAGATTCTGGTCGTGCACAAGCAAGGCGACAACATCACCATTACCGACGGACGTGGCACGGTGGCCGATGTCATTCAGCGCGACGTTCGGGCTACGAACGGCGTAATTTATACGATCAATAAAGTGCTCGAGAAAAACCTGCCACAGGCCGATATTCGCTAACTCTGACCCCGGCGCTTTGCCGCGATGCCTGTAATGCAGTCACCCACCGAGAACCAGCCACCACCCGAGCAGCAGCCCTCGTTTTACCAGCGGGTTTTGTCGCTGCTCGATCAGCGGGTGTTTCGGTTTCTTTATTCGGCGCGGGTCCGGCGAACGGTACTGCAAAGCCTGCCCTTCTGGATTGCGTCGCTGCTCACGGGTATAGCA is part of the Spirosoma rhododendri genome and encodes:
- a CDS encoding DoxX family protein encodes the protein MLYKAGLYIQALVYMAAGINHFIRPRIYLALMPPYLPAHQLLVDLSGVAEVVLGLGLLIPATRVWAAWGLILLLIAVFPANVHMAMSDQFAQIPDWIRWGRLPLQGLLIWWAYQYTR
- a CDS encoding fasciclin domain-containing protein, translating into MNTQHLRAAVLLFSLAITSATLTHAQSTLKASGVATGKTMLASAQGQADYTTVLKLLTASGLDKQANAAGQYTVFAPNNGAFDELGDATLQELLLPSSKSRLAKMLAYHVVKGRYTSDKLRDGQTLTNLTGQILVVHKQGDNITITDGRGTVADVIQRDVRATNGVIYTINKVLEKNLPQADIR